The Mycobacterium sp. 3519A genome contains a region encoding:
- a CDS encoding glycosyltransferase family A protein — protein MSVVLIFLNQERFIEEAVQSVRSQTLTNWELILVDDGSTDRSTTIARGLAAKDERIHYIDHVRHENQGMSASRNLGVAHATSPYLAFLDADDVWVSCKLAEQVELLDSNPEVAMVYGAMLYWRSWNPSASRLDNLVLTAGLADRRLDPPEGALAVKPLGCGPTGGMDVLVRRSAFDAVGGFEERFRGLFEDQAFFLKVSLRFPIYISSRNWLLYRQHGGSYNAQIKPREYWRQRGIFLDWLEEDDQRIADSRVEAAFRRARRQFIYRRLAAPLQEVFLRLPEKYRERVKRALGIASQ, from the coding sequence GTGTCGGTCGTGCTCATCTTTCTGAATCAGGAGCGCTTCATCGAAGAGGCGGTGCAGAGCGTTCGAAGCCAGACGTTGACAAACTGGGAATTGATCCTCGTGGATGACGGTTCTACCGACCGCAGCACGACAATCGCTCGCGGACTGGCTGCCAAAGATGAGCGGATTCACTACATCGACCATGTTCGGCACGAGAACCAAGGGATGAGCGCCTCACGGAACCTGGGCGTGGCACACGCCACTTCGCCGTACCTCGCATTTCTCGATGCGGACGATGTATGGGTTTCTTGTAAGTTGGCCGAGCAGGTGGAACTACTCGACAGTAATCCAGAAGTGGCGATGGTTTATGGAGCGATGCTGTATTGGCGTAGCTGGAATCCATCAGCAAGCAGGCTGGATAATTTGGTTCTCACCGCGGGACTAGCTGATCGACGCCTCGACCCGCCGGAAGGGGCGCTGGCGGTGAAACCGCTTGGCTGCGGACCAACTGGTGGCATGGACGTGCTCGTGCGACGAAGTGCCTTCGATGCGGTGGGCGGCTTCGAAGAGCGGTTCCGCGGATTGTTCGAGGATCAGGCCTTCTTCCTCAAGGTGTCGCTGCGCTTCCCGATATACATCTCGTCACGCAATTGGCTGCTTTATCGTCAGCACGGTGGTTCATATAATGCGCAGATCAAACCCCGTGAATACTGGCGTCAACGTGGTATCTTCTTGGACTGGTTGGAGGAAGACGATCAGCGAATCGCAGATAGCCGTGTTGAAGCAGCGTTTCGGCGCGCCCGTCGCCAATTCATTTACCGGCGGTTGGCTGCCCCGCTGCAAGAGGTGTTTCTCCGACTACCCGAAAAGTATCGGGAACGCGTGAAGCGCGCACTGGGGATAGCATCCCAGTGA
- a CDS encoding ABC transporter permease, whose amino-acid sequence MSATPAASVRPRTHIRPSCGSIAIGWKDLWAYRDVLYFLTWRDIKVRYKQTALGAAWAILQPLLTMVVFSIFFGRLGGIPSGDHPYPVFAYVALVPWTFFANAVTQASNSLVDEEEILTKVYFPRLLVPTAAVLAGLVDVAIAFVVLVGLLLAYGITPTTAVLMIPLLVAFAAITALAVSLWLSALNVRYRDVRYTLPFLVSLWLFASPVAYPSSLVPEPWRLIYGLNPMVGVVDGFRWALLGNPEMPGIAMFVSVTVVVVLFAGGLIYFRRMERSFADAV is encoded by the coding sequence GTGAGCGCAACTCCGGCTGCTTCGGTGCGTCCACGGACGCACATACGGCCGTCTTGCGGCTCCATCGCCATCGGTTGGAAGGATCTGTGGGCATACCGCGACGTTCTCTACTTCTTGACGTGGCGCGACATAAAGGTGCGCTATAAGCAGACTGCCCTCGGTGCGGCCTGGGCGATCCTTCAGCCGCTCCTCACGATGGTCGTGTTCAGCATCTTCTTTGGACGACTGGGAGGAATACCTTCCGGCGACCACCCGTACCCCGTCTTTGCCTACGTTGCTCTCGTGCCGTGGACATTCTTCGCAAACGCCGTAACGCAGGCCAGCAACAGCCTGGTGGATGAGGAGGAAATCCTGACGAAGGTATATTTCCCACGTCTTCTTGTGCCGACAGCTGCAGTACTCGCGGGTCTCGTGGACGTTGCGATCGCCTTCGTTGTGTTAGTCGGGCTCTTACTTGCATACGGCATCACCCCGACGACCGCCGTACTGATGATTCCCCTGCTTGTCGCTTTTGCAGCGATAACAGCGCTCGCGGTCTCGCTGTGGCTGTCAGCCCTCAACGTGCGCTATCGCGACGTGCGGTACACCCTGCCATTCCTGGTTTCCCTGTGGCTGTTCGCTTCTCCGGTAGCTTACCCGTCGTCGTTGGTCCCGGAACCCTGGCGTTTGATCTACGGTCTCAATCCGATGGTCGGCGTTGTCGACGGCTTCCGATGGGCGCTCTTAGGCAACCCCGAGATGCCGGGGATAGCCATGTTCGTTTCGGTGACGGTCGTGGTCGTGCTCTTTGCCGGAGGTCTCATCTACTTCCGCCGCATGGAGAGGTCGTTCGCGGATGCCGTCTAA
- a CDS encoding ABC transporter ATP-binding protein translates to MPSNGRDIALQVRGLGKRYQLGERESYQALRDVIGRRISRPLKRLRGAPQGPTRQTGSFWALRDVTFSVSQGEALGIIGRNGAGKTTLLKILSRITEPSEGEAVVYGRAGALLEVGTGFHPELTGKENILLNGALLGMRKSEIRASMDDIIDFAGVQLFVDTPVKRYSTGMRARLAFAVAAFLQSDILIVDEVLAVGDAEFQRKCMGRMGDAANSGRTVLFVSHNMAAIEALCRRSIWLEGGRCVADGPSSEVVSRYLSTSFSALSERFWPDINSAPGNDFVRLRRAAVRPEGGSAADSIDVHTPIAVEIEYWNFRDGALLNLSLHVYNEQGIKIFNALPYLERVWQGRPFPTGLYRDTCHIPADLLNDGMHRIELMVIGDGNYLIYQVDDLLVFDVRDVSASRDGWFGEWEGAVRPQLAWETEQLLESDPACGAARD, encoded by the coding sequence ATGCCGTCTAACGGGCGGGACATCGCCCTACAGGTGAGGGGCCTCGGCAAGCGGTATCAGCTAGGGGAGCGGGAGTCCTACCAAGCCCTGCGGGATGTAATTGGTAGGCGAATAAGCCGCCCCCTCAAGCGATTACGAGGAGCTCCGCAGGGGCCAACTCGGCAGACGGGATCCTTTTGGGCGCTGCGCGACGTCACCTTCTCGGTATCGCAGGGAGAAGCACTCGGCATCATTGGACGCAACGGGGCCGGGAAAACCACGCTGCTCAAGATCCTCTCCCGCATCACCGAGCCGAGCGAGGGAGAGGCCGTCGTCTACGGCCGCGCCGGCGCCCTTCTGGAGGTTGGAACCGGATTTCATCCCGAGCTCACCGGCAAGGAGAACATCCTGCTCAACGGAGCTCTTCTGGGGATGCGGAAAAGCGAGATTCGCGCAAGCATGGACGACATCATCGACTTTGCTGGAGTTCAACTCTTCGTGGATACTCCGGTGAAGCGCTACTCCACGGGCATGCGTGCACGATTGGCCTTCGCCGTTGCCGCCTTTCTGCAGAGCGACATCCTCATCGTCGATGAGGTACTAGCCGTCGGCGATGCCGAGTTCCAGAGGAAATGCATGGGGAGAATGGGGGATGCAGCTAACAGCGGCCGCACGGTCCTGTTCGTCTCTCACAACATGGCGGCGATCGAGGCATTGTGCCGGCGGTCGATCTGGTTAGAAGGAGGTCGCTGTGTCGCAGATGGCCCTAGTTCCGAAGTTGTGTCTCGCTACTTGTCTACGTCCTTTTCGGCTCTGAGTGAAAGATTTTGGCCGGACATCAACTCGGCTCCCGGTAACGACTTTGTCCGGCTTCGGCGAGCGGCAGTGCGTCCCGAGGGCGGGTCGGCGGCTGATTCGATTGACGTCCATACCCCCATCGCAGTTGAGATTGAGTACTGGAACTTCCGCGACGGGGCTCTGCTCAACCTAAGTCTCCACGTGTACAACGAGCAGGGCATCAAGATCTTCAACGCTCTTCCTTATCTGGAGCGGGTATGGCAGGGCCGGCCGTTTCCGACCGGCTTGTATCGCGATACCTGCCATATCCCCGCAGACCTCCTCAACGATGGCATGCACCGCATCGAACTGATGGTGATCGGTGACGGTAACTACCTGATCTACCAGGTCGACGACTTGCTTGTTTTCGACGTTCGTGACGTGAGTGCAAGTCGGGATGGATGGTTCGGCGAGTGGGAAGGGGCGGTGCGGCCCCAATTAGCTTGGGAGACTGAGCAATTACTTGAATCCGATCCCGCCTGTGGGGCAGCCCGTGACTGA
- a CDS encoding GNAT family N-acetyltransferase, which produces MTELSESGLAYADPAYVASLAEFGLPLELPRSHGWVLERPVPGTRYMDLMGPYPLFSCTGWSSLPDDLENLNSTFVSLVVVVDPIADADLPTLRRAFPDRVIAMKQHFILELGARLSLPIHHRRQLRRAEQSVDIHVCPNPIDHLDEWVRLYAELSTRHRLTGIHAFSFTSFRQQLQVPGMFAVLARRGAETVSMALWLIDGDKGYYHLGASASAGYEVGASYAVFAAALDYLKSRGARVVDFGGAAADGRDGAGLIRFKQGWANAERPAYLCGRIFDRPTYSTLSRGRRAATDWFPAYRSPESHSGAPTGDTACGVG; this is translated from the coding sequence GTGACTGAGCTGAGTGAGAGCGGGCTTGCCTACGCGGACCCTGCCTACGTCGCCTCCTTGGCGGAATTCGGCCTGCCCCTCGAACTTCCGAGAAGTCACGGCTGGGTCCTCGAGCGTCCGGTCCCGGGCACCCGGTACATGGACCTGATGGGGCCTTATCCACTCTTCAGCTGCACGGGGTGGTCTTCGCTCCCCGATGATCTCGAAAATTTAAATAGCACATTTGTGAGCCTCGTAGTGGTCGTGGATCCAATCGCCGACGCGGATCTTCCAACCCTCCGCCGCGCGTTCCCAGACCGTGTTATCGCAATGAAGCAACACTTCATCCTTGAGCTGGGGGCACGTTTAAGTCTGCCGATACACCATCGTCGCCAGCTGCGCCGGGCGGAGCAGTCTGTGGATATTCACGTCTGCCCAAACCCAATCGACCACCTCGACGAATGGGTACGTCTCTATGCCGAGTTGTCGACGCGGCACCGGCTAACCGGGATCCACGCTTTCTCCTTTACATCTTTTCGTCAACAGCTTCAGGTGCCGGGCATGTTCGCTGTGCTGGCCCGCCGAGGAGCCGAGACGGTGAGCATGGCACTTTGGCTGATTGACGGTGACAAGGGCTACTACCACCTCGGCGCCTCGGCATCCGCGGGCTACGAGGTCGGGGCCTCTTACGCAGTCTTTGCGGCCGCCCTCGACTACCTGAAATCGCGTGGGGCTCGGGTTGTTGACTTCGGTGGTGCGGCCGCAGATGGTCGCGACGGGGCAGGCCTCATCCGTTTCAAACAGGGCTGGGCGAACGCCGAGCGACCCGCTTACCTGTGCGGTCGAATATTTGATCGCCCGACGTACAGCACTCTTAGCCGCGGCCGGCGCGCCGCTACCGATTGGTTTCCGGCGTACCGCTCACCCGAATCACATTCTGGAGCGCCCACCGGCGATACCGCCTGCGGAGTGGGCTGA
- a CDS encoding aminotransferase class I/II-fold pyridoxal phosphate-dependent enzyme — MMDEQSGSGTSAMEFAMLGARPRFAEPRHVGRPNIGDRRELMRRIDGLLDRHLLTNNGPLVEEFERAVAAVVGVRHCVATSSGTVALEIAIEAAGLRGEVITTPFTFVATAHALKWRGITPVFCDIDPSTHNIDAKQVERLVTPRTTGILGVHVWGRPCDVDALSEIADRRRLSLLFDAAHAFGSEFRGRKIGGFGRAEVFSFHATKLVNAFEGGAIVTDDDALADRARLVRNFGFSDYDQVDTLGINGKMSEVAAAMGLTSLESRDRFVAANHRNFAVYREVLEGIPGIGLIPYDDVDATARHYVVVEVDDDAGLSRDELRDVLWAENVLARRYFYPGCHRLDPYRAEHEASGRSLPETDWLAARVLTLPTGTGITPKDAVTIAGVIRRAVREAPALKRALSTRRSSACD, encoded by the coding sequence ATGATGGACGAGCAATCAGGCAGTGGGACTTCAGCGATGGAGTTTGCTATGCTCGGCGCACGGCCGCGATTCGCCGAACCCCGACATGTTGGCCGGCCCAACATCGGCGACCGCCGAGAGTTGATGCGGAGAATCGACGGATTGCTCGACCGACATCTCCTCACAAATAACGGTCCCCTCGTCGAGGAGTTCGAGCGGGCTGTCGCGGCAGTCGTCGGTGTACGTCACTGCGTCGCCACATCCAGCGGCACCGTTGCGCTGGAGATCGCCATCGAGGCCGCGGGGCTGCGAGGCGAGGTCATTACGACGCCGTTCACCTTTGTAGCGACTGCCCACGCGCTGAAGTGGCGGGGCATAACGCCGGTCTTCTGTGACATCGATCCATCGACTCACAACATCGACGCGAAACAGGTCGAACGATTGGTTACACCTCGCACCACCGGAATCCTCGGCGTACATGTCTGGGGCCGGCCATGCGACGTGGACGCGTTAAGCGAGATCGCTGACCGGCGACGGCTGAGTCTGCTGTTCGACGCCGCGCATGCGTTCGGATCAGAGTTCCGCGGCCGAAAGATCGGCGGCTTCGGTCGGGCCGAGGTGTTCAGCTTCCACGCGACGAAGTTGGTCAACGCCTTCGAAGGTGGTGCGATAGTTACCGACGACGACGCTCTTGCAGATCGAGCCCGCCTCGTTAGGAACTTCGGCTTCTCGGACTATGACCAGGTCGACACCCTCGGAATCAACGGGAAGATGAGCGAAGTCGCGGCTGCAATGGGTCTCACCTCGCTCGAGTCGCGTGACCGGTTCGTCGCTGCCAACCACCGCAACTTCGCGGTGTATCGCGAAGTGTTGGAAGGCATTCCGGGCATCGGCCTCATTCCATATGACGACGTCGATGCGACGGCCCGGCACTACGTCGTCGTTGAGGTCGATGACGATGCCGGCTTAAGCCGCGACGAACTTCGTGACGTACTGTGGGCGGAGAATGTTCTTGCCCGCCGGTATTTCTATCCCGGCTGCCACCGACTCGACCCCTACCGCGCGGAACACGAAGCTTCGGGCCGCAGCCTGCCGGAAACGGATTGGCTGGCGGCACGAGTTCTCACCCTTCCAACTGGGACGGGGATCACGCCGAAGGATGCCGTAACGATCGCCGGAGTCATTCGGCGTGCTGTTAGGGAAGCACCGGCGTTGAAGCGAGCCCTCTCGACGCGACGGAGCTCGGCATGCGATTAG
- a CDS encoding glycosyltransferase, giving the protein MSVLIQTYNHARYVASALDSALDQRGVDSVEILVGDDCSTDETRSIIDEYVHCHPGRIKTFYPERNMGGAGKRLYAELITRSQGNYIAQMDGDDYWTSPDKLRLQADHLDAERLCVMCFHNVVNVVEDDESCSDYFNSPKQSPHVGIEELFADNPIASCSPMFRREVLDPLPAWYFRLPWGDWPLYFMAAEHGRIDYLPNILGAYRIHSGGMYSAQSSLERKTVMVDFLHGMTGVVTGGEQFRRRRLSRALVDLAHERVLRGDYAEARKLLSESFRVSPVTRHSLRPGQGERRRLLLWWSTTRRFRLRRGLKAIR; this is encoded by the coding sequence GTGAGCGTTTTGATCCAAACTTACAACCACGCACGCTACGTCGCGTCTGCGCTTGATAGCGCTCTCGACCAACGCGGCGTGGATTCTGTTGAAATTCTTGTTGGGGATGACTGCTCCACAGACGAAACCCGTTCGATCATAGATGAATACGTCCACTGTCACCCCGGTCGGATCAAGACTTTCTATCCGGAGCGGAACATGGGCGGTGCCGGTAAACGATTGTATGCGGAACTGATCACGCGTTCCCAAGGCAATTACATCGCACAGATGGACGGCGACGACTATTGGACTTCTCCCGACAAGTTGCGCCTCCAGGCGGATCACCTGGACGCGGAGAGACTCTGCGTGATGTGCTTCCACAACGTGGTGAACGTGGTGGAGGACGACGAGTCGTGCAGTGACTACTTCAACTCGCCGAAACAGTCGCCCCACGTAGGGATCGAGGAACTTTTCGCAGACAATCCGATTGCATCGTGCAGCCCGATGTTTCGCCGAGAAGTTCTGGACCCTCTGCCCGCCTGGTACTTCCGCCTCCCGTGGGGAGACTGGCCCTTGTACTTCATGGCAGCCGAACACGGCCGCATTGATTATCTTCCAAATATCCTCGGGGCATACAGGATTCATTCCGGCGGCATGTACTCCGCCCAGTCGTCGCTTGAGCGCAAGACCGTCATGGTCGACTTTCTTCACGGCATGACCGGCGTCGTGACAGGTGGCGAGCAGTTCCGCCGCCGGCGATTGTCGCGCGCGTTGGTTGACTTGGCGCACGAGCGCGTTCTACGGGGTGATTACGCTGAGGCCCGAAAACTTTTGAGCGAGAGCTTTCGGGTTTCTCCAGTGACCCGGCACTCTCTGCGCCCCGGCCAGGGTGAGCGGCGACGCCTGTTGTTGTGGTGGTCGACGACGAGACGTTTCAGGCTACGCCGAGGCCTCAAAGCGATTCGATGA
- a CDS encoding bifunctional 2-polyprenyl-6-hydroxyphenol methylase/3-demethylubiquinol 3-O-methyltransferase UbiG: MFIKSAPFYDALYGFVDYSAAVERLREVIQANAPHAATLLDVGCGTGRHLRHFQKFYDVEGLDLNGLLLETARERCPDVRFHEASMLDFSLPRRFDVVTCLFSAVGYVQTVENMRRAIANMARHVERGGLLIVEPWFEPDRYWTGTITANHVDRPDMKICWMYTSKRDGQLSVLDIHYLVGTPDRVEHFEEQHRIGLFTREEHMSAMTEAGLDVIFDPEGPFKRGLYVGRASGAGQHD; encoded by the coding sequence ATGTTCATCAAGTCGGCCCCGTTCTATGACGCGCTGTACGGTTTCGTTGACTACAGTGCCGCAGTCGAGCGTTTGCGTGAGGTGATCCAAGCTAACGCACCTCATGCCGCCACCCTTCTCGACGTGGGATGCGGCACAGGCCGACATCTGCGCCACTTCCAGAAGTTCTACGATGTCGAAGGATTGGACCTCAACGGACTGCTGCTCGAGACTGCCCGCGAACGTTGTCCTGACGTGCGTTTCCATGAGGCAAGCATGCTGGACTTCTCCCTTCCGCGACGATTCGACGTGGTGACATGCCTGTTTAGTGCCGTCGGATACGTCCAGACGGTCGAGAACATGCGACGAGCGATCGCCAATATGGCTCGGCATGTTGAGCGGGGCGGCCTGCTCATTGTGGAACCGTGGTTCGAGCCTGATCGCTATTGGACCGGCACCATTACCGCTAACCACGTCGACAGACCCGATATGAAAATCTGTTGGATGTATACCAGCAAGCGCGACGGTCAGTTATCCGTACTGGATATCCATTACCTCGTCGGGACACCGGATCGTGTCGAGCACTTCGAGGAGCAGCACCGCATAGGACTATTCACTCGAGAGGAACACATGTCTGCCATGACCGAAGCCGGTCTCGATGTGATCTTCGATCCGGAGGGCCCTTTCAAGAGGGGTCTCTACGTGGGCCGCGCTTCAGGAGCCGGCCAGCACGACTGA
- the istA gene encoding IS21 family transposase: MLSVEDWAEIRRLRRSEQLSISEVARVMGVARNTVKAALASDRPPKYQRVSAGSVVDEAEPRIRELLAAYPRMPATVIAERIGWRYSIRTLSERVRELRPVYLPPDPASRTTYQAGEIAQCDLWFPDVAVPVGHGQVRTATALPVLTMVCGYSRWASALLIPTRSAEDLYAAWWQHLSVLGAVPRVFVWDGEGAVGRWRARMPELTAACQAFRGTVAAKVIICKPGDPEAKGLVERFHDYLERAFLPGRVFDSPSDFNAQLNQWLVIANHRQHRVLGCRPADRVEADRAAMVPLPPVAPATGWRTHARLPRDHYVRLDANDYSVHPAAVGRRIEVVADLARVRVWCAGRLVADHDRIWAKHQTISDPEHVAAAKVLRRNRFDVVTLPTQVEVEQRSLTDYDALIDIDGPVA, translated from the coding sequence GTGTTGAGCGTGGAGGACTGGGCAGAGATCCGGCGGTTGCGTCGGTCGGAGCAATTGTCGATTTCTGAGGTGGCGCGGGTGATGGGGGTGGCTCGCAATACCGTGAAGGCGGCGTTGGCCAGTGACCGGCCGCCGAAGTATCAACGGGTGTCGGCGGGGTCGGTCGTTGATGAGGCCGAGCCGCGGATTAGGGAGTTGCTGGCGGCGTATCCGAGGATGCCGGCGACGGTGATCGCCGAGCGGATTGGCTGGCGGTATTCGATCCGCACGCTCAGTGAGCGGGTGCGCGAGTTGCGGCCGGTGTATCTGCCGCCAGATCCGGCATCGCGCACGACGTATCAGGCTGGAGAAATCGCGCAGTGCGACTTGTGGTTCCCCGACGTTGCGGTTCCGGTCGGCCATGGTCAGGTGCGCACGGCCACGGCGCTGCCGGTGCTGACGATGGTCTGTGGGTATTCGCGGTGGGCCTCGGCGCTGTTGATTCCCACCCGCAGCGCCGAGGATCTGTATGCCGCTTGGTGGCAACATCTTTCGGTGCTGGGCGCAGTGCCGCGAGTGTTCGTCTGGGATGGTGAGGGCGCCGTCGGGCGGTGGCGGGCGCGGATGCCGGAGCTGACGGCGGCCTGTCAGGCGTTCCGCGGGACGGTGGCCGCCAAGGTCATCATCTGCAAGCCCGGCGATCCCGAAGCCAAAGGCCTTGTCGAACGCTTTCACGACTACCTGGAGCGGGCGTTTCTGCCGGGTCGAGTGTTCGACTCGCCGTCAGATTTCAACGCTCAACTGAACCAGTGGCTGGTGATCGCCAATCACCGCCAGCATCGGGTGTTGGGATGCCGACCGGCGGATCGGGTCGAGGCTGACCGGGCCGCGATGGTGCCGTTGCCGCCGGTGGCGCCGGCCACCGGGTGGCGCACCCATGCCCGGCTGCCGCGCGATCACTACGTGCGCCTGGACGCCAACGACTACTCGGTGCACCCCGCTGCAGTCGGCCGGCGCATCGAGGTCGTCGCGGATCTGGCCCGTGTTCGGGTGTGGTGCGCGGGTCGGTTGGTCGCCGACCACGACCGGATCTGGGCCAAGCATCAAACGATCAGCGACCCCGAACACGTTGCGGCGGCTAAAGTTCTGCGCCGCAACCGCTTCGACGTCGTCACGCTCCCAACTCAAGTCGAGGTCGAGCAGCGGTCGTTGACCGACTACGACGCCCTGATCGACATCGACGGGCCGGTGGCGTGA
- the istB gene encoding IS21-like element helper ATPase IstB, with protein sequence MATKTTTASRDVTAELAYLTRALKAPTLREAVERLAERARTETWSYEEFLAACLQREVSARESHGGEGRIRTARFPSRKSLEEFDFDHARGLKRDTIAHLGTLDFVTARDNVVFLGPPGTGKTHLAIGIAIRACQAGHRVLFATASQWVDRLAAAHHGGTLQAELVRLARYPLLVVDEVGYIPFEPEAANLFFQLVSSRYERASLIVTSNKPFGRWGEVFGDDVVAAAMIDRLVHHAEVISLKGDSYRIKDRDLGRVPNVTADDQ encoded by the coding sequence ATGGCCACCAAGACCACCACCGCCAGCCGCGACGTGACTGCCGAGCTGGCGTATCTGACCCGGGCGCTCAAGGCGCCCACGTTGCGGGAGGCCGTCGAGCGGCTCGCCGAGCGAGCTCGAACCGAGACGTGGAGCTACGAGGAGTTCTTGGCGGCGTGTCTGCAGCGCGAAGTGTCGGCGCGCGAGTCTCACGGCGGTGAAGGAAGAATCCGTACTGCCCGGTTTCCCTCGCGGAAGTCGTTGGAGGAGTTCGACTTCGACCACGCCCGTGGCCTCAAACGCGACACCATCGCCCATCTGGGCACGCTGGACTTCGTCACCGCCCGCGACAACGTCGTGTTCCTCGGGCCGCCAGGGACAGGCAAGACGCACCTGGCTATCGGGATCGCGATCCGGGCTTGCCAGGCCGGACACCGCGTCCTGTTCGCCACCGCCAGCCAGTGGGTCGACCGCCTGGCCGCGGCACATCACGGCGGCACACTGCAAGCCGAACTCGTCCGGCTGGCCCGCTACCCACTCTTGGTCGTCGACGAGGTCGGCTACATACCGTTCGAACCCGAAGCCGCCAACCTGTTCTTCCAACTGGTGTCCTCCCGATACGAACGCGCCAGCCTCATCGTCACCTCCAACAAGCCCTTCGGCCGCTGGGGCGAAGTCTTCGGCGACGACGTCGTCGCAGCAGCCATGATCGACCGCCTCGTTCACCACGCCGAAGTCATCTCACTAAAAGGAGACAGCTACCGCATCAAAGACCGAGACCTCGGCCGCGTCCCCAACGTCACGGCCGACGACCAATGA
- a CDS encoding glycosyltransferase family 2 protein has protein sequence MPIVELAEQFPTVSVVIPTAGGRSRLIDRAISRLLADPATAELIIVFDRPDAATEHVVQSYADRDTRVLSTCTIRYDRAGHRNGVQDDDHGQIARNEGVRLASSEIVLTLDDDVEPEAGMVSGHARHHAERKDLVVLGYMPVIPLPPSRFTPQATVQIYAKNYERACARYRADPDAVLLGLWGGNCSVTRRSWLAAAALPRTSAGYHDDRDFGMRLREVGLAGIFDPTLRSWHWYRRSVWHASADAYNAGLGRAALYQAYPRLRELDKVPPPRRALRPLLWAARSGTAWAAMRFGLSGVALAAAAVHWRPIEEAAVRAMLRVGTARGLYQGGERVL, from the coding sequence GTGCCGATCGTCGAACTAGCCGAACAATTTCCGACGGTAAGTGTGGTGATTCCGACCGCCGGAGGCCGCTCGCGGCTGATTGATCGCGCCATATCACGTCTGCTCGCCGATCCCGCGACGGCGGAGCTGATTATCGTGTTCGATCGACCGGACGCGGCCACTGAGCACGTTGTCCAAAGCTACGCTGACCGGGACACCCGCGTACTTTCCACGTGCACAATCCGCTACGACAGGGCCGGGCACCGTAACGGTGTGCAGGATGACGACCACGGCCAAATCGCTCGTAACGAAGGTGTGCGACTCGCAAGTTCGGAAATCGTGCTGACCCTCGACGATGACGTCGAGCCCGAAGCTGGAATGGTAAGCGGGCACGCCCGTCATCATGCCGAAAGAAAGGACCTCGTCGTACTGGGTTATATGCCCGTGATTCCGCTGCCGCCGAGTCGATTTACACCGCAAGCGACGGTGCAGATCTACGCCAAAAACTACGAACGCGCCTGCGCCCGCTACCGGGCCGATCCGGATGCGGTGTTGCTCGGTTTATGGGGCGGGAATTGCTCTGTCACACGTCGGAGTTGGCTCGCCGCCGCCGCTTTGCCCAGAACTTCCGCTGGGTATCACGACGACCGCGACTTCGGAATGCGACTTCGCGAGGTCGGGCTGGCAGGCATTTTCGACCCAACGCTACGGTCTTGGCACTGGTACCGCCGCTCCGTCTGGCACGCCAGCGCCGACGCCTACAACGCTGGCCTCGGGCGCGCGGCCCTCTACCAGGCGTACCCTCGACTCCGCGAGCTTGACAAAGTCCCGCCGCCGCGGAGAGCCCTACGGCCGCTTCTTTGGGCGGCACGGTCAGGCACCGCATGGGCAGCAATGAGATTCGGACTCAGTGGCGTCGCCCTTGCTGCCGCAGCGGTCCATTGGAGGCCGATCGAGGAGGCCGCAGTCCGCGCGATGTTACGCGTCGGAACTGCGCGAGGCCTATACCAGGGCGGTGAGCGCGTCCTCTAG